DNA sequence from the Streptomyces cinnabarinus genome:
TCCCGCAGCGCGCCCTGTACAGCGCGACCAAGGGCGCCGTGTACTCCCTCACCCTCGCGATGGCCGCCGACCACGTCCGCGAGGGCATCCGCGTGAACTGCGTCAACCCCGGTACGGCGGACACCCCGTGGATCGGCCGTCTGCTCTCCAAGGCCCCCGACCCGGCCGCCGAACGCGCCGCCCTGGAGGCCCGCCAGCCCACCGGCCGACTGGTCTCCGCCGCCGAAGTCGCGGGTGCCATCGCCTATTTGGCGAGTCCGCTGTCCGGCGCCACCACCGGCACCGCCCTCGCGGTCGACGGCGGTATGCAGGGCTTGCGCCTTCGGCCGGTGAGCCAATGACCGCCCTCGGCCTCGGCGCCGCCGCCCTCGGCAACCTCTACACCGAGGTCACCGAGGAACAGGCGCACGCGGCGGTCGACGCCGCCTGGGAGCACGGCATCCGCTACTTTGACACGGCCCCGCACTACGGCCTCGGCCTCTCCGAGCGCCGCCTGGGCGCGGCCCTGCGGGAACGGCCCCGCGAGGAATACCGGATCTCGACGAAGGTGGGCCGCCGCCTGGAGCCGTCCGACCTGGGCGGCGACGACCTGGCGCACGGCTTCGCCGTACCCGCCACCCACCACAGGGTCTGGGACTTCACCGCCGACGGCATACGACGCGCCCTGGACGCCAGCCTGGAACGGCTCGGCCTCGACCGCGTGGACATCGTCTACCTCCACGACCCCGACGACCACGCCGAGGAAGCGTTCCGCGCGGGCTACCCGGCGCTGGAGCGGCTGCGCGCCGAGGGCGTGGTCGGCGCGATAGGCGCCGGGATGAACCAGGCGGAGATGCTGACCCGCTTCGTCCGCGACACCGACGTCGACGCGGTCCTCTGCGCGGGCCGCTACACCCTCCTCGACCGGACCGCGCTCGCGGAACTGCTGCCCGCCGCCCAGGAGCGGGACGTGGACGTGGTGATCGGCGGCCCCTTCAACTCAGGTCTGCTGGCGGATCCGAGACCGGGAGCGACGTACAACTACACCCAGGCACCGGCCGCGTTGATCGACCGCGCCCTGCGCCTCAAGAAGCTCGCCGAGCGCCACGGCGTCACTCTGCGCGCCGCCGCCCTGGCCTTCTGCGCGGCCCATCCGGCGGTCACCGGCGTGTTGGTCGGCGCCCGTTCGGCCGAGGAAGTGCGCGACTGCGCCGAGCAGTTCGCGACACCGGTACCCGAAGCCTTCTGGCAGGAGCTGCGCGACCTCCCCGAGGAGCCGTCATGAGAGTCGCTCTGCACACCAGGGTCCGCGCCGACCGCGTCGCCGACTACGAGGCAGCGCATCGTGAGGTCCCGGCCGAGCTCACGGCCGCCATCCGGGCCGCGGGCGCCACTTCCTGGACGATCTGGCGCAGCGGCAGCGACCTGTTCCACGTCCTGGAGTGCGCGGACTACGCCCGGCTCCTCGCCGAGCTGGAGCGACTCCCCGTCAACGTGGCCTGGCAGGCACGCATGGCCGAGCTGCTGGACGTCGTGCACGACTACTCCGGCACGGGCGCGGACGCCGGGCTGCCCGTCGTCTGGGAGCTGCCATGACGGTCGACGCGCATGTGCACGTGTGGGACCTGTCCGTGCGGGACCAGGACTGGATCGCCCAAGGCAGCCCGATCCGGCGGGACTTCACGGTCGCCGACCTTGAGCCCGAGGCCCGCGCGGCAGGCGTCGACCGGGTGATCCTCGTCCAGACCGTCACCGTTCGCGAGGAGACCCCGGAGTTCCTGGCCCTGGCCGCCGCCCACGACCTCATCGCCGGGGTGGTGGGCTGGACCGACCTGACCGCGCCCGGCGTCGCCGAGGAACTCGCCCGGCTGCGCGAACTCCCCGGCGGGCACCGCCTGAAGGGCATCCGCCACCAGGTCCAGGGCGAGCCGGACCCGCGGTGGCTGCTGCGGCCGGACGTCCAGCGAGGGCTGGCGGCCGTGGCCGACGCGGGACTCGTGTACGACCTGGTGGTCCTGCCCCACCAGCTCCCCGCCTGTGCCGAGGCCGCGGCGACCCTGCCCGGACTCACCTTCGTCCTGGACCACTTGGGCAAACCCCCGGTGGCCGCCGGCGCCCTCGACCCCTGGGCGAGCGGCCTCCGCGCCCTGGCCGCGCTGCCCAACACCGTCGCCAAGCTCTCCGGCCTGCTCACCGAGGCCGACCCCGGCTCCTGGAGCGTCGCGGGACTGCGCCCGTACGCCGACACGGCCCTCGACGTCTTCGGCCCGGACCGGCTGATGTACGGCTCGGACTGGCCGGTGTGCACGCAGGTCGCCGCATACCACCAAGTCATCAACATCTCGGCTGAGTTGACAGCCGGGCTCGACGAGCGCGAGAAGGAGGCGGTCCTCGCGCGCACCGCGTCCCGCGTCTACGGCGTGTGAACTCCGCTGTCCCGCCGGCCGACCCGGGGCGCGGCGTTACGGACGGACGCGCTCCGCCGCCAGCCGGGTCGGCGGCAGATACTCCCGTACATACGTCCGTTCCCAGCAGGCCCCCGTCTCCCGCAACTCCCGCCAGGTGGTGTAGCGGTAGCGGAAGAGACGGGCGCGGACGAAGCGGGGCGGCGCGTCGGGCGGGAAGGGGGAGCTGCGCAGCAGCTTCAGCGTGGCCCGGTCGTTCTCCAGCAGCCGCTCCACCAGCGTGCCGAACCAGGAACCCGCGTACGCGGGCGACAGCGCCGCGAACCACATCAGCCAGTCGAGCCGGAGATGATACGGCGCGAACTGCCGCGGCCAGCGCCGGGGATCGCCGGGCTTGCCCTTGAACTCGTACTCCCGCCAGTCGGAGTCCGCACGCGGTACGTCGTCGGCGGTGCCCTCGATGACCACCTCGTAGCGGACCCGGCTGACGCTGCCGAACGCGCCGTAGGTGTTGACCAGATGGAGCGGGTCGAAGGAGCGGTTCATTACCTGACGACGGGAGATCATGTTGCGCACCGGGCGGTAGCCGAGGGCGAGCAGCAGCGCGGAGACCGTCAGCACGACGGCCGAGTACCACACAGGCGCGTCCGGCACCGAGGGCGCGGTGTCCGGGAGCCGGAGCGCGGACAGGGCCAGCGCGATGGTGATCCAGTTCAGCCAGGAGAAGTTGCCCGACAGCACCAGCCACAGCTGGGTGAGGATCATCAGGGAAGCGGCTGCCGTGGCGACGGGCTGCGGGGTGAACAGCAGGAATGGCACGACGAGTTGGGTGACGTGGTTGGCGGCCGCCTCGACGCGGTGCAGCGGCCGGGGGAGATGGTGGAAGAACCAGCTCAGCGGGCCGGGCATCGGCTGGGTCTCGTGATGGTGGTACAGACAGGTCAGCTTCCGCCAGCAGTCGTCACCGCGCATTTTGATCAGCCCCGCCCCGAACTCGACGCGGAACAGGATCCAGCGCAGCAGGAACAGCACCACGATCGGCGGGGCCACCTCGTCGTTGCCGAGCAGGACGGCCAGGAAGCCCACCTCCAGCAGCAGGGACTCCCAGCCGAAGGAGTACCAGGTCTGGCCGACGTTCACGATCGACAGGTACAGCGCCCACGGCACCAGCCACAGCAGCATGGCGCCCCACAACGGAAGCAGCGCGTCCACGCCCGCGAGCAGCGCCGCCGACACCGCACAGCCCGCCCAGGCGCACACCGCGAAGAACCGGTCCGAGTAGTGGAGGTGGAACAGGCTCGGCGCCACCTTGAACGGCAGCCGGGACAGATACCGCGGCACGGGCAGCAGGCCCCGCTCGCCGATCAGCGCGCGGAACTGGAGCGCCGCCGTCAGGAACGCGACCAGATACAGCGCGGCCAGGGCCCGCTGGAAGACCAGCCGGCTCAGCCAGTACTCGGATGCGGTGAACCACTCCACGGTCTGCGCTCCTCGCGTCCATTGTCCCGCCGACAGCCTCCGGCCTCCGGTCACTCCGTGTGCCCGGCCGCTCCGGTTGCGTAACCCAAGTGGGTGAAGCAGACAATAGTGACGAACTGCCCGAAGAGAGGCGGGAGAACGAGGTGCGAACCCCCACCGGAATCCTGGTCACGGCCTGCGTGCTCACCGTGGCGCTCCTGGCCACCGGCTGCGCCGGAGACGGCGACAGGGGCTCGGCGGCTAGCGAGGAGCTGTTCCTCCAGCCCGTCGCGGCCGCGGGGCCGGACCCCTTCACGGACTCCACCGCCACCTCGACGGCCACCCCGCCGCCGGTCACCCGAACGCCGCAGCCGGCCTCCGGCGGCGTCCGCTCCTACTCCGGGTCCACCCCGGGGCTCTACGGCGGCCAGGAGCGCGTCGGCAGCTGCGATGTGCACCGCCAGATCGGGTACCTCACCGCCGACGCGGGCAGGGGGCGCGCCTTCGCCGGGGCCGCGGGCATCTCCCGCGCCGGGATCCCGGACTACCTGCGCGGTCTCGCCCCGGTCGTGCTGCGCGCCGACACTCGGGTCACCAATCACGGGTACCGCGGGGGCGGGGCCTCCACCTACCAGTCCGTCCTCCAGGCCGGCACCGCCGTCCTCGTCGACAACCACGGCCTGCCCCGGGTGCGCTGCGCCTGCGGCAACCCGCTGGAGGCGCCGCGGGCGATGCCGGGGAACCCGGGCGCCAAGGGCGGCGCGTGGTCCGGCTACCGGCCCGAACGGGTCGTCGTGGTGACTCCGGCGCCCCGGATCATCGCCCACATCACGATCATCAACGTCGTCACCAACGCCTGGATCGAACGGCGGATCTGGCACGAGGTCCATCACGACCGGCCCGTCCCGCGCCCGGAACCGCTGAGTCCGACTCCCGTGCCGGAGGCCAGCCTGTCGCCGCTCCCGGAGCACAGCCTGTCCCCGAGCGACGAGAGTGCCGAGCCCTTCGACGAGAGCACTGATCCCTTCGACGAGAGCACGGACCCCTCCGACGAGCGCACCGGCTCCACGGACACCCCGCTCGCACCCACGCTCACCCCGGAGGACACCGGGGACACCGGCACCGTGCCGACCGTGCCCGACTTCGACACCACCGTGCCCGAGGAGCCCGAGACCTTCCCCGACTCCCCGGACGAGATCGGTCCCGAGTCGGTGCCCGAGACGCCCGACCTGCCCGACGGGGGCGGGCTGATCCCCGACGTCCCGGAGGACCCGTCCGCCTCCGGGAGCATTTTCGGCAGCCCGACGGACGTGTTCACCGGATGAACGGACGTCGTCGCCGGGCGACCGGTCGAAGAATCGGACAAATCCTGGCAAGGTGGGCCCATGGTTGATCGGGGAGCGAGCGCCCTGTCACTCCCGGACGACTGGCCCGCCCACCCGGACCCGATCCTGGCGCTCAACCGCATGGGCAGCTTCGACTGGGACCTGGACAACGGTCTGTTCCACATGGACGCCCAGGCCCACGAGGTCTTCGACCTGCGCCCCGAGGAGTACGACGGCCGCCCCGAGAGCCTCGCCGTCCGGGTCCCGATAACGGAGGGCCACCGCCTGGACACGATGGTCGCCCAGGCGATGAAGGACGGCAGTGAGAACTACGGCGCCTACTTCCGCATCCGCCGCCGCGACGGCTCCCTGCGCTGGACCCACACCCAGGGCTACATCCGGCGCGACACGACGGGCCGCCCGCGCCGCATCATCGGCATCGTCCGGGACGCCACCCAGGAGCTGAGCGAGAGCGCGGAGCGCCGTGACCGGGCCCAGCTGGACGAGGCCCGCCGCCGGCAGACCAGCGTGGTCGAGCTGACCACGGCCGCGCTCGCGCACGCCCGCACCGTCCAGGACGTCATCGACGTGCTGAAGGACACCCACGGCCTCACCCATCTGGGCGCCACCAGCCTGGTCATGGGGCTGGTCGAGGCGGGCCGCATCCGGCTGATCGCCGAGGGCCCCGCCGGAAGCTTCGTCCCCGGCACCCGGATCACCGGCATCGAGGAGCCGTATCCGATGAGCGAGGTCGTCCGGACCCTCGCCCCGCGGTTCATCGAGTCACCGCAGGAGTTCGCCGACGGCTACCCCGTCCTGTGGCCGCACATCACCGACCTGGACATCACCTCGGCCGCCTATCTGCCGCTGATCGCCCAGGCCCGGCCGATCGGCGCCATGGGCCTGCTCTACAGCGACCGGCACGGCTTCTCGCCCGAGGAGCGCAACGTCCTGGTCGCCCTCGGCAGCAGCATCGCGCAGAGCCTGCAACGGGCGATGTTCTACGAGCAGGAGAAGGACCTGGCCACCGGACTCCAGCAGGCCATGCTGCCGCGCACCATCCCGAGCGTCCCCGGCGCCGACATCGCCGTCCGCTACCGGGCCGGCACCGCGGCGGGCACCCTCGGCCGGGACATCGGCGGTGACTGGTACGACCTGATCCCGCTGCCGGGCGGCCGGGTCGGCGCGGTCATCGGCGACGTCCAGGGCCATGACACGCACGCCGCCGCCGTCATGGGCCAGCTCCGGATCGTGCTGCGCGCCTACGCGGCCGAGGGGCACACCCCCGCGACGGTGATGGCCCGCGCCTCCGTCTTCCTCCACGAGCTGGACACCGACCGGTTCGCGACCTGCCTGTACGCGGAGGCGGACCTGGCGACCGGCGTGGTGCAGGTGGTGCGCGCCGGGCACATCGACCCCCTGGTCCGGGAGCCCGACGGAATCTGCCGTCGGGTGGTCGTGGAGGGCGGGCTGCCGCTCGGTCTGTCCGCCGAGTTCGGGCGTCTCGAGTACCCGGTGCGGACCCTGGAGCTGGACCCCGGCCACACGCTGCTGCTGTGCACCGACGGGCTGGTGGAGCTGCCCGGCGTCGACCTCGACGAGGGCATGCACGCGCTGACCGCCCTCGTCGCCCACGGCCCCGACGATGTGCGCAAGCTCGCCGACCGGCTGATCGAAGTGGCCGAGGAGCGCGGCGGCGACGACGATGTGGCGCTGCTCCTGCTGCGCCGCCGGGGTGTGGCCAGTCCGCAGACCGGCGGCCGGCTCCAGCAGCATGTGGCGCCGGGCGACCCGGAGGCCCTCACCCAGGCCCGGCACATGATCCGCGCCGCCGTGCGCGCCTGGGGCTCCGGCGAGCGGGCCGACGAGATCGAGCTGGTCGCCGACGAGCTGATCACCAACGCCCTGATGCACACCGAGGGCTCCGCGATCGTCACCCTGCGAGTCCTGACCGGCGCCGACGTACGCCTGCGGGTGGAGGTGGAGGACTCCTCCAGCGCCCTGCCCCGACGCCGCGAGGCAGGCGCCGACGGCGTCTCCGGCCGCGGCCTCCTCCTGGTCGAGCTCCTCACCGACGTATGGGGCGTGGAAGCGCGCGGCACCGGAAAGTGCGTGTGGTGCGAGTTCATGGTCCCGGGCCGGAACTGAGAGCCTGCGTCACCCGAGTGGCACCCTGGACCCATGCCGGAACTCCCCGAGGTCGAAGCGCTGAAGGACTTCCTCACCGAGCATCTGGTCGGCCATGAGATCGTCCGGGTGCTGCCGATGGCGATCAGCGTCCTCAAGACGTACGACCCACCCCTCACCGCGGTCGAGGGCCGTGAGGTCACCGCGGTGCGCCGGCACGGCAAGTTCCTGGACCTTCAGACGGCGGGCGGCCCCCACCTGATCACCCATCTCGCCCGCGCCGGATGGCTCCACTGGAAGGACCGCCTCCCCGACGGCCCGCCCAGACCCGGAAAGGGCCCGCTGGCCCTGCGGGTCGCCCTGGAGACCGGCGAGGGCTTCGACCTGACCGAGGCGGGCACCCAGAAGCGCCTGGCGGTCTACGTGGTCCAGGACCCCCAACAGGTCCCGGGCATCGCCCGCCTGGGCCCGGACCCGCTGGCGGACGACTTCGACGAGCCCCGCCTCGCCGCCCTCCTCAAGGACGAGCGCCGCCAGATCAAGGGCGCCCTGCGCGACCAGTCCCTGATCGCCGGCGTCGGCAACGCCTACAGCGACGAGATCCTGCACGCGGCGAAGATGTCCCCGTTCAAACTGGCCGCGAAGCTGACCCCGCAGGAGACGAGCACCCTGTACGAGGCCCTGCGCACGACCCTGACGGAAGCGGTGGACCGCTCACGGGGCCTTGCGGCGGGACGTCTGAAGGCGGAGAAGAAGAGCGGCCTGCGCGTCCACGGCCGCACCGGCGAACCCTGCCCGGTCTGCGGCGACACCATCCGCGAGGTCTCCTTCAGCGACTCCTCCCTCCAGTACTGCCCCACCTGCCAGACAGGCGGCAAGCCACTGGCGGACCGGAGGATGTCGCGGCTGCTGAAGTAGCGGCTCAGCTGCTCTCCAGCGTCACCAGATGCTCCCCGTCCGAGGTGCGCAGCTCGTAGCGGGCGATCTCGTCGGGGTGGAAGGCGGCGGCGCCCATCATGGTGTTCTCGCGGGCGTCGTGGCGGGCGGTCGTCCAGCTGGTGACCATCTGCTCCGAGCCGTCCGTGCCGATGGCGATCAGCCGGCAGGCGCGGGGCCCGGCGCCGTCCTTGACCTTCAGCTCGACCTGGGTGCCCCACGGCTCGTTCTCGGCGGTGACCTGGGCCCACACCCCCGAGCGTTCGTCGGTGGCGTCGACCTTGCGGGCCGCCGACGCGCTGTCCGCCGTCAGCATGGCGACCCCGGGGGACGCCAGCGCCACCGCCGCCGAGGCGGCCAGGCCGAACAGCAGACGTCGGCGGCGCATCCGGCTCCGGCCCGCCATCTCGCCCAGCAGCCGGTCCAGCAGCCGGGGGCCGGGCTTGGCCATCGGGTGCACGGCGCGCGGGGTGGCCCGGCGGTACAGCATCAACTGCCGGGTGGCGGGCCCGAATTCCGTCACGTGTGCCGCACAGCTGGGGCACTCCATGAGGTGATCCTCGAAGCGGAAGGCGTCCGCCTCGTCCAGCACGCCGAGCGCGTACGCGGCGACGTCGCGATGCCTCTCCAGGGACCTCATGCTGAATCCTCGGTGCCGTTGGGTGTGGGGTGGGTTACTCCTTGCTCCCACCGGTACGCACGTGACCGCCGAATCACTCAAGGCACACACAGAATCGCAACCAACGGATTCGGAGCCGCCGGGGCGGCGGATTGGTCCCGTAGCGGAAAAATTTTCCGAACGGCCTCCGCGGACCCCGAGCGCGGCCCCGTCTAGAAGAGGTGGATCGCCAAGTGCCCGAGCGGAAGACCCAGTTGCCAGGCCGGGGTCCACACCTTCGGGCCCTCGTCCTCGGTGCCCGGCGCGCCGCCGCCGGGCACCGCGTTGAGGTCGGGGGCGAGCAGCTCGGTCTCCTCCAGCCAGCGCCAGGCGGCCTCGGCGAGGTCCAGGTCGGGCGTGGGCCCCCCGGACTCGATCGCCGTGGCGGCGAGGTTCGCCATCCGCTCGCGCACCCAGTCCTGCCACGGCTGGTCGTACGCCGTCAGCGACAGCCAGGTGTCGAGCTGGGAGACGACCCGGATGCCGGAGAGTTCACCACCGGTGTCCGACAGGAAGATCGTCAACGCCAGCGCGTCCCGCCCGGCGCGGAACTCGAAGGACGTCGGCGGCATCAGATCGCCGGTGCGCAGCAGCTCGTCGGCGATGTACTCGGCGTACAACCACGCCATGGGGACGGTCAGTTCACCGCCACCGGTGCCGTCCGTGCTCTCTTGGCCTCTGTGCAGCATCCCTTCCTGCCTTCCTCCGGTGCGTACGCGTCGCCCGACACCGGGCTCCCAGTGCGGAACACGGATGAAGACAGCCGATTACTCAACCATGGTCCTCAGCAAGGCGCTTTACGGAGGTTTGACTCAGCCATTGGTTTCACCGCAGGTCGGCCGCGTATCCCGGAAGCACCCTGCGCAGGGCGCGCAGCGCGTAGTACGCGCGGGACTTCACGGTACCGGGCGGGATGCCGAGGGCCTGCGCCGCTTCCGCCACACTGGCACCCTGGAAGTACACCAGCACCAGGACTTCACGGTGCTCCGGAGTGAGTGTCTTCACAGCCTCGCGCACATCGAGGGCCGCCGCCGCCCGTTCGGCGTGATCGGCACAGACCCGCGCGTTCTCCAGGATCGCGTCGCCGACCTCGGGCGGCCGCGCCTGCCGGGCCCGCCGCGCGTCGATCGCGAGCCGCCGGCCGACGGTGAGCAGCCAGGGCCGTACGGAGTCGAAGTCGTCGGCGCGCAGGGCCTCGGGATGCTGCCAGGCGCGCACGAGCGTCTCCTGGACCAGGTCCTCGGCGCGCTGCCGGTCCCCGTCGCAGAGCCTGAGCAGCAGCGCGAAGAGAGGCCGGCCGTGCTCCCGCTGCAGTGCGGCGAGCTCGTGCTCGGCGGTCGTCGTCCCGTTGATGAGAGTGGTTCCGGCCGTCATGGCCGTATGGCATCGCAGGGCGCCGTCCGTGGACAGATCGCGCACACGGGTCTGCGACGGACGGTCGATCGCGTCGACGAACGGTTCGACGAACGGTCCCGGCCACCGTTCGCGCTGGGCCGGACGGGCTAAGGGGCGTGTCGGAACCAGGTACCGATGCGTCGCGATTCTTACCTATTGATGTGTAAATACGACCACATCGGGGTGAGTGATGATCGCACGCAGTCGACAGGTGGCCCTGGCCCTGACGGCCCTCCTCGCCGCGGGCGCGGCCTGCCAGGCCGACCGGCACGAGTCACCGGGGCGTCCCGCCCCCTCCGCCGCGGGTGCCCGTGGCTTCACCCTCGTCGCCTCCGGCGACGTCCTCCCGCACAGCTCCGTCATCGACCGGGCCCGCTTCGACGCGGGCGGCTCGGGCTATGACTTCCGCCCCATGCTGGCCGGGGCGAAACCCCTGGTCGACCGCGCCGATCTGGCCCTGTGCCACATGGAGACGGTCTACGGCGCGGACGGCGACTACACCGGCTACCCCGCCTTCAAGTCCCCGCCCGAGGTCGCCGCCGGCCTCGCCGCCACCGGCTACGACGGCTGCTCCACCGCCTCCAACCACAGCCTCGACGACGGCGCCGAGGGCATCCGCCGCACCCTGGACGCCCTCGACCGGGCGGGCGTACGGCACGCCGGATCCGCGCGCACCGAGGCCGAGGCCCGTACGGTCACCGTGCTGCGCGCGGGCGAGGCCCAGGTGGCGCACCTCGCCTACACCTACGGCACCAACGGCTATCCGCTCCCGGCCGGTCAGCCCTGGGCCGTGAACCTGATCGACGAGGCCCGGATCCTCGCCGACGCCCGCACCGCCCGCCGGGCCGGCGCCGACGTGGTCGTCGTCTCGCTGCACTGGGGCACCGAATGGCAGGACGAGCCCGACCGGCAGCAGCTGACCCTGGCCCGCTCCCTCACCGCCGCGCGCACCGGCGAGCGTCCCGACATCGACCTGATCCTCGGCACCCACGCCCATGTCCCGCAGGCCTACGAGAAGGTCAACGGCACCTGGGTGATCTACGGCATGGGCGACCAGATCGCCGGCCAGATGTTCAACCACGGCGGCAGCCCCGACCCGCGCGGCAACCAGTCCACGATCGGCCGCTTCACCTTCGCGCCGCCGGACAGGGCGGGCGCCCGCTGGAAGGTGACCAAGGCCGAATTCGTACCGCAGCTGTTCGACATCGACGCCGGGCGGGTGGTCGACCTCAACCAGGCGCTGAAGCAGGGGGCCGACGTCACCGCGGTGCGGGACCGGATCCGGGACGTGGTGTTCAGCCGCGGCGCGGAGAAGGACGGCCTGGTGATGGGGGAGTAGGACCGCCCGGTGGTCAGCCCGCGTCCTCCTCGTCGAA
Encoded proteins:
- a CDS encoding aldo/keto reductase produces the protein MTALGLGAAALGNLYTEVTEEQAHAAVDAAWEHGIRYFDTAPHYGLGLSERRLGAALRERPREEYRISTKVGRRLEPSDLGGDDLAHGFAVPATHHRVWDFTADGIRRALDASLERLGLDRVDIVYLHDPDDHAEEAFRAGYPALERLRAEGVVGAIGAGMNQAEMLTRFVRDTDVDAVLCAGRYTLLDRTALAELLPAAQERDVDVVIGGPFNSGLLADPRPGATYNYTQAPAALIDRALRLKKLAERHGVTLRAAALAFCAAHPAVTGVLVGARSAEEVRDCAEQFATPVPEAFWQELRDLPEEPS
- a CDS encoding L-rhamnose mutarotase, translating into MRVALHTRVRADRVADYEAAHREVPAELTAAIRAAGATSWTIWRSGSDLFHVLECADYARLLAELERLPVNVAWQARMAELLDVVHDYSGTGADAGLPVVWELP
- a CDS encoding amidohydrolase family protein; this translates as MTVDAHVHVWDLSVRDQDWIAQGSPIRRDFTVADLEPEARAAGVDRVILVQTVTVREETPEFLALAAAHDLIAGVVGWTDLTAPGVAEELARLRELPGGHRLKGIRHQVQGEPDPRWLLRPDVQRGLAAVADAGLVYDLVVLPHQLPACAEAAATLPGLTFVLDHLGKPPVAAGALDPWASGLRALAALPNTVAKLSGLLTEADPGSWSVAGLRPYADTALDVFGPDRLMYGSDWPVCTQVAAYHQVINISAELTAGLDEREKEAVLARTASRVYGV
- a CDS encoding lipase maturation factor family protein codes for the protein MEWFTASEYWLSRLVFQRALAALYLVAFLTAALQFRALIGERGLLPVPRYLSRLPFKVAPSLFHLHYSDRFFAVCAWAGCAVSAALLAGVDALLPLWGAMLLWLVPWALYLSIVNVGQTWYSFGWESLLLEVGFLAVLLGNDEVAPPIVVLFLLRWILFRVEFGAGLIKMRGDDCWRKLTCLYHHHETQPMPGPLSWFFHHLPRPLHRVEAAANHVTQLVVPFLLFTPQPVATAAASLMILTQLWLVLSGNFSWLNWITIALALSALRLPDTAPSVPDAPVWYSAVVLTVSALLLALGYRPVRNMISRRQVMNRSFDPLHLVNTYGAFGSVSRVRYEVVIEGTADDVPRADSDWREYEFKGKPGDPRRWPRQFAPYHLRLDWLMWFAALSPAYAGSWFGTLVERLLENDRATLKLLRSSPFPPDAPPRFVRARLFRYRYTTWRELRETGACWERTYVREYLPPTRLAAERVRP
- a CDS encoding DUF6777 domain-containing protein — protein: MRTPTGILVTACVLTVALLATGCAGDGDRGSAASEELFLQPVAAAGPDPFTDSTATSTATPPPVTRTPQPASGGVRSYSGSTPGLYGGQERVGSCDVHRQIGYLTADAGRGRAFAGAAGISRAGIPDYLRGLAPVVLRADTRVTNHGYRGGGASTYQSVLQAGTAVLVDNHGLPRVRCACGNPLEAPRAMPGNPGAKGGAWSGYRPERVVVVTPAPRIIAHITIINVVTNAWIERRIWHEVHHDRPVPRPEPLSPTPVPEASLSPLPEHSLSPSDESAEPFDESTDPFDESTDPSDERTGSTDTPLAPTLTPEDTGDTGTVPTVPDFDTTVPEEPETFPDSPDEIGPESVPETPDLPDGGGLIPDVPEDPSASGSIFGSPTDVFTG
- a CDS encoding SpoIIE family protein phosphatase codes for the protein MVDRGASALSLPDDWPAHPDPILALNRMGSFDWDLDNGLFHMDAQAHEVFDLRPEEYDGRPESLAVRVPITEGHRLDTMVAQAMKDGSENYGAYFRIRRRDGSLRWTHTQGYIRRDTTGRPRRIIGIVRDATQELSESAERRDRAQLDEARRRQTSVVELTTAALAHARTVQDVIDVLKDTHGLTHLGATSLVMGLVEAGRIRLIAEGPAGSFVPGTRITGIEEPYPMSEVVRTLAPRFIESPQEFADGYPVLWPHITDLDITSAAYLPLIAQARPIGAMGLLYSDRHGFSPEERNVLVALGSSIAQSLQRAMFYEQEKDLATGLQQAMLPRTIPSVPGADIAVRYRAGTAAGTLGRDIGGDWYDLIPLPGGRVGAVIGDVQGHDTHAAAVMGQLRIVLRAYAAEGHTPATVMARASVFLHELDTDRFATCLYAEADLATGVVQVVRAGHIDPLVREPDGICRRVVVEGGLPLGLSAEFGRLEYPVRTLELDPGHTLLLCTDGLVELPGVDLDEGMHALTALVAHGPDDVRKLADRLIEVAEERGGDDDVALLLLRRRGVASPQTGGRLQQHVAPGDPEALTQARHMIRAAVRAWGSGERADEIELVADELITNALMHTEGSAIVTLRVLTGADVRLRVEVEDSSSALPRRREAGADGVSGRGLLLVELLTDVWGVEARGTGKCVWCEFMVPGRN
- a CDS encoding Fpg/Nei family DNA glycosylase — encoded protein: MPELPEVEALKDFLTEHLVGHEIVRVLPMAISVLKTYDPPLTAVEGREVTAVRRHGKFLDLQTAGGPHLITHLARAGWLHWKDRLPDGPPRPGKGPLALRVALETGEGFDLTEAGTQKRLAVYVVQDPQQVPGIARLGPDPLADDFDEPRLAALLKDERRQIKGALRDQSLIAGVGNAYSDEILHAAKMSPFKLAAKLTPQETSTLYEALRTTLTEAVDRSRGLAAGRLKAEKKSGLRVHGRTGEPCPVCGDTIREVSFSDSSLQYCPTCQTGGKPLADRRMSRLLK
- a CDS encoding zf-HC2 domain-containing protein, with product MRSLERHRDVAAYALGVLDEADAFRFEDHLMECPSCAAHVTEFGPATRQLMLYRRATPRAVHPMAKPGPRLLDRLLGEMAGRSRMRRRRLLFGLAASAAVALASPGVAMLTADSASAARKVDATDERSGVWAQVTAENEPWGTQVELKVKDGAGPRACRLIAIGTDGSEQMVTSWTTARHDARENTMMGAAAFHPDEIARYELRTSDGEHLVTLESS
- a CDS encoding sigma-70 family RNA polymerase sigma factor translates to MTAGTTLINGTTTAEHELAALQREHGRPLFALLLRLCDGDRQRAEDLVQETLVRAWQHPEALRADDFDSVRPWLLTVGRRLAIDARRARQARPPEVGDAILENARVCADHAERAAAALDVREAVKTLTPEHREVLVLVYFQGASVAEAAQALGIPPGTVKSRAYYALRALRRVLPGYAADLR
- a CDS encoding CapA family protein yields the protein MIARSRQVALALTALLAAGAACQADRHESPGRPAPSAAGARGFTLVASGDVLPHSSVIDRARFDAGGSGYDFRPMLAGAKPLVDRADLALCHMETVYGADGDYTGYPAFKSPPEVAAGLAATGYDGCSTASNHSLDDGAEGIRRTLDALDRAGVRHAGSARTEAEARTVTVLRAGEAQVAHLAYTYGTNGYPLPAGQPWAVNLIDEARILADARTARRAGADVVVVSLHWGTEWQDEPDRQQLTLARSLTAARTGERPDIDLILGTHAHVPQAYEKVNGTWVIYGMGDQIAGQMFNHGGSPDPRGNQSTIGRFTFAPPDRAGARWKVTKAEFVPQLFDIDAGRVVDLNQALKQGADVTAVRDRIRDVVFSRGAEKDGLVMGE